The stretch of DNA GTAATAACCTCGACATCATTACTTGTGGAGCTACTCATGGTTATCTTCCTCTAATGAAGATGTATCCAGAAGCAGTTTGGTCACAAATAAAAGTCGCTTACGAACATTACGAAGAAAATTTTGGTCGTCCACCAAAAGGAATTTGGTTGCCAGAATGTGCCTACTATGAAGGATTAGAGCGAATGCTAGCAGATGCAGGTTTGCGCTATTTCCTGATGGATGGACATGGTTTACTTTATGCTCGTCCTCGTCCTCGTTTTGGTACTTATGCACCTATCTTTACTGAATCTGGAGTAGCTGCTTTTGGTCGAGACCACGAGTCTTCTCAACAAGTATGGTCTTCTCAAGTGGGTTATCCAGGGGATCCTGAATATCGAGAGTTTTATAAGGATTTGGGTTGGGAAGCGGAATATGAATATATTAAGCCCTATATTATGCCTAATGGTCAAAGGAAAAATACAGGGATTAAATATCATAAAATCACGGCTCGGGACGGAGGGTTATCGGAAAAAGCTCTTTACGATCCTTATTGGGCAAGAGAAAAAGCAGCCGAACACGCAGGGAATTTTATGTACAATCGGGGGCAACAAATTCAGCATTTAGCTGGAGTTATGCAACGTCCTCCTATTGTAATTTCTCCTTACGATGCAGAATTATTCGGTCACTGGTGGTATGAAGGTCCTTGGTTTATTGATTTTCTCTTCCGCAAAGTTTGGTATGACCAAAATACTTTTGAGATGACTCATCTTTCTGATTATTTGTGTCAAAATCCGACTCAGCAGGTTGCTCGTCCTTCTCAATCTAGTTGGGGTTACAAGGGATTCCACGAATATTGGCTTAATGAAACCAATGCTTGGATTTATCCTCATTTGCACAAGGCAGCCGAACGAATGATTAAACTTGCTTGTCGTGAACCAATAGATGAGTTGGAATGGCGAGCTTTGAATCAAGCAGCCAGAGAGTTGCTCTTAGCACAATCTTCGGACTGGGCGTTTATTATGCGCACTGGAACTATGGTACCATATGCAGTACGACGGACGCGATCGCATTTGTTACGTTTTAACAAACTCTATGAAGATATCCTGATTGGAAAAATTGACTCTGGTTGGTTAGAGAAAGTAGCAGAAATCGATAATATCTTCCCAAGTATCAATTATCGGGTTTATCGTCCTCTTTAATAATTAATTGATTCTCTCCAAACTAAATAGTGTTGATTTAGCGAGTTTAATGATTGTTTCAATCTATTTCAATGGCTCGCTTTTTCTTGTCTGATATTTTTTCTATTTAAAAATAATTAACTTGCATAACTTCCACTTGTTCCCCAGCAGCAATCTCAGTTTGACCAATGGGAATTACTGCCAAACTATTGGTTTGTGCCAAGTTAATTAAATTACCTGAACTGTGACTACCACCAGCTAAAGCAAATTCGTAAATACCATCAACTAAATGTAATTTTCCCCAAAGATAGGTTTCTCTTTTTCCTCCAGCCACCAAGCGATCGCGATTACGTGCTTTAATAAATGTAGGTTGCCAATTATCTTTTAATCCTGATAATTTTTTTAAGGCTGGTTGAACAAAACGCCAACAACTGACTAAGGCTGAAACGGGATTACCAGGAATACCAAAATAAACGCAACCATTGGCAAATTTAGCTACAGTTAAAGGTTTTCCAGGTTTAACCGCCACCGAACTAATCTGAATTTCTCCCCCTAATTGAGCTAGAATCTGTTCGACATAATCATAGTCACCTACCGAAACACCACCAGTAGATAGAACTAAATCGGCTGATTCAATTGCCGAAGAGATCGCCTTAATTAACTGTTGACAATCATCGGGAATAATTCCCAACTTAATCGGAATACCACCATTAGTGGTTACAAAACTAGCTAAGGCATACTGATTAGAATCAACAATTTGCCCTGGTTGAATCGGTTGCTTCGGTGTAATTAGTTCATCTCCTGTAGATAAAATGGCTACTTTGGGACGACGATAAACTGGTAACTTTGTACATTGGGCTGTAGCTAAAACCGCTATCTCAGGAGCGTTGATTATAATTCCAGGTGGTAACATCTCTTCTCCTGCCCGATAAAAAGAGCCTCGATGACGCACAAACTCTTTGGGTTGTGGGGCAGCAAAAATTTTGACTTGATTTCCTTCTCTCGTTGTATTTTCTTGAATCACAATCGTATCAGCCCCTGCTGGCATCATTGCCCCTGTAAAGATTCGGGCTGCTTGTCCCGATTTAATGGTAGTTTTTGGTTGGTAACCAGCAGGAATTTCTTCGACAATTTCTAAAAGTTTGGGATGTTCGTTATTACAGTTTTTAACATCTTCATAGCACACTGCATAACCATCCATAGCAGAGTTATCCCAATCAGGAAAATCCAATTTACTACTGACTGATGCTGCCAAAATCCGTAAAGGAGCAACTTCTAAATCAACAATTTCTACATCTTGTGAGGAACTTAAAGGTTGAACTAAATTGAGAATAATAGCTTCTGCTTGTTTGGCTGATAGCATGGATGGATAACTTAAGAATTACTTGCTTTAATCAATTTAACAAATATCTCAAAAGCGATCGCTATGTCTCCAGATGAATTAAGCTATAGAAGGTTTCCTAGAGTCCCCATCAAACGAAGAGTAGGAGCTTTTTTAATTGATTTTGTCACAGTTTGGTTTGTTAGTTCTTTTTTTGGTAATTCCATCCAATGGCTCATTTTTATCCTTGGTTGGTTAGTAATGAGAGTTGTAGTAGTCGACAAAAATCAAGGACAAAGTTTAGGTAGTTGGGCGTTGGATCTGAAAGTTATTGATGCGCGTTTTAATAAAATTCCTGATTTAGTTGTTTTGGGTAAAAGAGAAGGCATTCTCGGTTTCGCTGCGGTACTCGCTATGTATGGGTTAGAAATTAACCTTAGAAATGGTTTATCAATGTTATTGTTACTAACCCCTCTGCTCGTAGACTGTGGTATAGCGTTTGCTGACGAAGAACTCAATCAAGCTTTTCATGACCGTTTAGCTTCAACTATTGTGATTCAAACTCCCAGAGGTTACTCTTTAGATTTGAGACTCAAAAAATTACTTGCTCAAATTAAGAATAATATGCGAAAATATTGATTTGCGTGTGAACAGTACTCCGCCCTATCAGGGTGTTTTGCGTTGCGTTCACTTTGTCAATACAGTGATTAGGTCTGCCGACTAGAGATCGGCGTATCTCACTGTAAATATAGATAACTCTATAAGTTGTAATTAATTTTTCTTGAAACAATGGCAAGTAAAAAAGGTGTCCGCATTATTATTAATTTAGAATGCACTGAGTGTCGCACTAACTCTAACAAACGTTCTGCTGGAGTATCTCGTTACACAACCAGCAAAAACCGTCGCAACACTACAGCGAGATTAGAACTGAAAAAGTTTTGTACCCATTGCAACAAACATACGGTTCACAAAGAAATTAAATAATTAAAATCAATTAATTTATTAATCAAATACAGCAAAAATCATGGCATATTATCGTAAACGTCTTTCTCCAATCAAACCTAGCGATCCAATTGATTATAAAGATATTGAATTATTACGTAAATTCATCACTGAAAGAGGAAAAATTTTACCTCGTCGTATAACTGGTTTAACCGCTCAACAGCAACGAGACTTGACCGATGCGGTTAAAAAAGCTCGTTTAATAGCTTTATTGCCCTTTATTAATGCAGAAGGCTAACCAAGAAAAAACTTATTTTCTTCTGGTTAAGACAGATTTAAGTTCAAAAAGGTAGACTGAATATTAAGTCGTAAAATCAATGTTAAAGCACAAAGCTGGTGGAAAAGGGAACACTGATTGAATTCAGAATACAAGGAGAGCGTCGTCTTGCAGTTGCCGAACGACCAGAAGGAAAAAAAGATTGGATTGTAATTGATGAGAGTGGGCAGTCGCATAAAATACGTCCTCAGCGCGTAGAATATACCGTTAATGGTGGTTTGTATAAGCCTTCTGACATTGCCAATTTTATCAACGAAGCTCAATCTTACCTCGATCCAAGTAGTTTAGAAGTAGCTTGGGAAATATTGGTAGAAGATGGTGATTTAGTGACACCCCAACAAATGGCTGAATTACTATTTTCTGACCAATCTCCAGCTTTGTGTTATGCTGCTCATCTTCTTTTAAGTCAAGATAAAATTTACTTTAAAAATAAAGGTGATGCTTACGAACCACGTTCAGCAGCACAAGTAGAAGAAATTAAGCATCAACTAGAAGTAGAAGAACAAAGAAATCGCGAAAAAGAAGAATTTATCAGCCATCTTCAACAAGCGTTGGCAGGAAAACCAGTAGAATGGACAGAAAGCGATCGCAATAAGCTGGAAACATTAGAAAAATTTGTTATTCAACCAGAATATAACTCTCGTGTAGCTCAAGAAATCCTAAGTTTAGCTAGGAAAGGAACTGACTCTCAAGCAGCATTTGAGTTATTAGTAGAATTAGGATGGTGGAGCAAACATGAAAACTTATTTTTACGACGTAGTTCTTATCCTACGTATTTTCCCAAAAAGGTACTTGATGTGGCGCAATTTTATCTGCAATCTCCACCGTTTGACCCTGACTCGAATCGTCTTGATTTGACTCATTTAAAAGTCTACACAATTGATGATGAAAGTACAGAAGAAATAGATGATGGTTTAAGCGTTGAATACAGTGAAGATGGAAAGTCAGCTAAACTGTGGATACATATTGCCGATCCTAGTCGAATAGTTACTCCTGGAGATGAACTAGATTTAGAAGCCCGTCGTCGTAGCACTAGCTTATATTTACCGACAGGAATGATCTCGATGTTTCCTTCGGAACTTGCCACTGGACCAATGAGTTTAATCCAAGGTCAAACTTGTGCAGCTTTAAGTTTTGGCGTGGTGCTTGACGAAACAGGATTAGTCAAAGAATACAGTATTCACCCAACTTTGATCAAACCTACTTATCGTCTAACTTACGATGATGTCGATGAAATGCTTGATTTGGGGGTTACTAAAGAACCTGAAATTGCCGAATTAGCTAAATGGGCGAGTTTAAGAAGAAAATGGAGACAACAACAAGGCTCAATTCAAATCTTGATGCCCGAATCTTTGATTAAAGTCAAAGAAAACGAAGAAATTATCATTGAATTGTTAGATGAGTCTAAATCTCGGCAATTAGTTGCAGAAATGATGATTTTAGCTGGAGAAGTAGCAGGCAAATACGGACAAGAACACAATTTACCTCTACCTTTTCGCGGACAACCACAACCAGAGTTACCTCCAGAAGAAGAACTGCTGCAATTACCACCAGGACCGGTACGTTTTTGTGCCTTGCGTCGCTGTATGCCTCGTAGTGAAATAAGTACTACTCCTGCTCGACACGCAAGTCTGGGTTTGGATAGTTATATCCAAGTTACTTCTCCGATTAGAAGATATACTGATTTGCTAGCTCACTTTCAGATTAAAGCTCATTTGCGCAATGAAAGCTTACCATTTTCTGGAGAAGAGTTACAGGAAATTATTTACAGCGTTGCTAATTCAGCGTATGAAGCTACTTTAGTAGAACGTCAAACTAATCGTTATTGGGGATTAGAATATTTACGACGTAATTCTAACCGCGTTTGGGGAGTGTTAGTATTGCGTTGGTTAAGAGAAGAAGACCGTTTAGGAATTATTTTATTAGAAGATTTGGGATTAGAATTACCTCACCGTTTTGAAAGAGCGGTAACTTTAGGCGATCGCTTAGAAGTTCAGGTTACTCGTGCAGATCCTCATCGAGATGAAATTCGTTTTCGAGAAATTACTCCTTCAGAAATTCAAGCAACTGTTTAATTGAATGATGACTAGGCTGTGAATCAACTTCAAGTTAATCAAATTGTTTGTTTAGAGCAAGATAATTTTTGTCTTTACTGTGAAGTTATTCAACTTATTCCTCAGCGAAAATATTGCTGGGTTAGACCTTTGTTACTAGTTTTCTTTAATTCTTCATTCTCAACTGCTGATAGAGCGATCGCACTTAATAATAGTTCCGATCTACTCTTGCCTGAAAGTTTATTTAGAGCAGCTTTTGATACAGAAATGCTCAATGTATTATCTTTACTGCCAGAGTTAGAAACAAATTCAGAAACAAACTATCAAGTTCAGCAAGAGCTAAGTGGTTGTATTCAAAAAGTTTGGCAAGCTAATCGCAATTTATTTGATACTGTGTAAGCTGATTAGCTTAGAAATCGATCTAAAGTAGTAAAGATTTATCTTTTTACTATTTAGAACTATTTAGGTCTTTTATCAATAAATTATAAATTTAAGAAAACTATTTGCTAATATAATCTACTTTTAGAAAAAAAGTTAATAGAAAACTCGGTTAATTACTTTATTTTTTACATTTATATTATAAATTTAGGTAAAAACTGTTTATCTAACAAAATAAATTGTAACTGAAATTACAATTTGTTAAAAAAAATGTAGATAAAATATTTTCTTATTCAAAGAAAAACATTATTTGATGAATTGAAATAATAATTTCAGTATTTTATCTGAGATAAAAATGAGTCAAATAAAATATAAATATATTAGGACTTTAAATTTATTGATTAACTACACAGTTTCTTATCTCAAGGATAACGAAACTGTGGTTTATTTGGACACATCTTATCCTACTTTAACCTTAGCTTTAAATAAAATTCAAATCTTTTTTACTTATGTATCAAGATTCGATAAAGTTAACGGTTTAAGGTAGCTATCTGTAAATTTACAGATTATCCTCTATGGAATAAAAGTAATTAATTTTTTAAGCAATATATAATTTTAACGAAGACAAAGAAAATGAGTAGTACTGCAATATATAACAACATAACTGCTTTTCAACCTCAAGGCTATGTAAGTGCTGCTAATGCAACAGAATTTTTAGAGCAGTTAAGCAAGGCAGTTAGAACTAAAACTGATTCGATTTTTTTAGTAGATATGACAGAAGTGGAATTTATGGATAGTGCCGGATTAATGGCTTTAATTAAAGGCTTCCGTTTAGCACAAAACTTAAATCGTCGTTTTAGCCTTTGTTCAGTTCCACCATCAGTACGAATGATTTTTGAACTCACTCAATTAGATAACGTGTTTGAAATATTTGATAATCGCGATAGTTTTGAAGCTTCAGTTTCACTGAATTAAGTTCAAAAAGCAACTAAGTAAAATCTGTTAAGTATTGGCAAGGTTCGGTATATTAAAAAGGCTAAGATAATTGCCTAGCTTCGTTAAGGAGAAATATGCCGTGACTCTTGCCTTTAATCAATTAATTAATTCCGAAATCAATAAACCAGCGCGTTATCTTGGTAATGAGCTAGGAGCAAAGCATAAACCCTGGAATACGGCTGAAGTACGCTGGATTTTAACTTATCCAGAGATTTATGAAGTTGGTGCATCTAATCTGGGTCATATTCTTCTCTACAATATTATCAATGCTCAACCTAAACAATTATGCGATCGCACTTATTTACCTGCACCAGATTTAGCAGCTAAGTTAAGAGCAACTAATACACCTTTATTTGCTTTAGAATCAAGAAGATCGGTTAAAGAGTTTGATATTATTGGTTTTAGTCTTAGTTACGAGTTAGGGGCAACTAATATCTTAGAAATGCTCGATTTGGCTCAGATTCCCTTAACTTGGCAAGACAGAATTGAGTTAGATTATCCTTTAATTTTTGCAGGGGGACAAACAGCTACATCCAACCCTGAACCTTATGCAGACTTTTTTGATTTCATTGTTTTAGGCGATGGAGAAGAACTTTTACCAGAAATTGGTTTAGTTATTGAAGAAGGAAAAGCAACAGGATTAAGCAAAGAAGAATTATTATTAGATTTAGCCCAAGTACCTGGAGTTTATGTACCTCGGTTTTATGATCTAGCAGAAGATGGTTCAGTTCATCCTAATCGTCCTGATGTTCCCCAAAGAATCTTGAGAAGAGTTGCTACTCCTATTCCTGCCTATTCAATTGGCTTAGTTCCTTATATTCAAACAGTTCACGACCGCTTAACTGTAGAAATTAGAAGAGGTTGCACTCGCGGTTGTCGTTTCTGTCAACCAGGAATGTTAACTCGTCCTGCGACTGATGTTGAACCAGAACAAGTGGTAACGGCAATTGAACAGGGAATGCGGAAGACTGGATACAATGAATTTTCGCTTTTATCTTTAAGTTGTTCCGATTATTTAGCTTTACCTGCGGTAGGGATGGAAATCAAAAACCGCCTCAAAAACGAAAATATTTCTCTTTCTTTACCAAGTCAAAGAGTAGACCGTTTTGATGAAAATATTGCCAAAATCATTGGTGGTACTCGTCAAGCTGGTTTAACTTTTGCACCTGAAGCAGGAACGCAACGGATGCGGGATGTAATTAATAAGGGATTAACTAATGAAGAATTACTTAGAGGTATTAAAACCGCCGTCGAACAAGGTTGGGATAAGGTAAAACTCTACTTCATGATTGGTTTACCAGGAGAAACCGATGTCGATGTAATTGGTATTGCTGAAACTGTTCGTTGGTTGAGACAAGAATGTCGTTTACCCAAAAGAAAACGATTAGATTTTAACATTACCATTTCCAACTTCACTCCTAAACCTCATACCCCTTTTCAATGGCATTCTGTTTCAACGGCTGAGTTTATCCGCAAGCAAGAATTACTGCGTCAAGAATTTCGTGGTATGAGAGGAGTTAAGGTTAACTATACCGATGTTCGGATTTCAGCAATGGAAGATTTCGTCGGTAGAGGCGATCGCAGTTTAGCTGTAGTCGTTCGTCGTGCTTGGGAATTAGGCGCAGGAATGGATTCTTGGTGGGAAAATTTAAATCAAGCCTATCAAGCCTGGGAGAATGCGATCGCAGAAGCTGGTTTAACTTGGAAATATCGTCAAGTAGAACAGGGTGAATGGAATGTCTTTCAGGATCAAAACTCTTTAGATGCGCCTTTACCTTGGGATCACCTCAATACTGGAATTGACAAAGAATGGCTCAAAGCTGATTTACAAAGAGCTTTAGAGGCTGCTACAGTGCCTGATTGTGCTTTTGATGGTTGTTCTCATTGTGGTGTTTGTAGTACCGATTTTGGTCATAATATTGTTGTTCCTCCACCCCCGATTCCTGAATTTGTGGGACATTACCAACCCAATCACACTAGAACTCAAAAAATTAGAGTTTGGTTTGGTAAACATGGTTCAATGGCATTAGTGAGTCACCTAGATTTAGTGAGGCTATTTGACCGCGCTGTCCGTCGTGCTGCTTTACCAATTTCTTATACAGGTGGTTTTCATCCGGGTCCTAGAATTTCTATTGCTAACGCTTTATCTTTAGGTACTACTAGTAGTGGTGAAATTGTTGATTTTGAATTAACAGAAGATTTATTACTGGAAGATTTTCGTCAACGGTTAGTTGCTCAATTACCGAGTGATTTACCTATTTATCAGGTAGAAGAAGTTGAAATAAAATCTCCTGCTGCAACTGGTTTGTTAGAAAAAGCCGAGTATTTAATTACTGTGGCAAGTGAACAAGATTGTAGTTGGGATGATTGGCAAAAATGGATTGAAACCATTAATGAAACCAAAGAATTTTGGTGGGAAAAAACGACAAAATCAGGTAAAAAACAGCAAATAAATTTACGTGATTATTTGTTTGAGCTTAAAATTG from Stanieria cyanosphaera PCC 7437 encodes:
- a CDS encoding RDD family protein, producing the protein MSPDELSYRRFPRVPIKRRVGAFLIDFVTVWFVSSFFGNSIQWLIFILGWLVMRVVVVDKNQGQSLGSWALDLKVIDARFNKIPDLVVLGKREGILGFAAVLAMYGLEINLRNGLSMLLLLTPLLVDCGIAFADEELNQAFHDRLASTIVIQTPRGYSLDLRLKKLLAQIKNNMRKY
- a CDS encoding ribonuclease R family protein, producing MEKGTLIEFRIQGERRLAVAERPEGKKDWIVIDESGQSHKIRPQRVEYTVNGGLYKPSDIANFINEAQSYLDPSSLEVAWEILVEDGDLVTPQQMAELLFSDQSPALCYAAHLLLSQDKIYFKNKGDAYEPRSAAQVEEIKHQLEVEEQRNREKEEFISHLQQALAGKPVEWTESDRNKLETLEKFVIQPEYNSRVAQEILSLARKGTDSQAAFELLVELGWWSKHENLFLRRSSYPTYFPKKVLDVAQFYLQSPPFDPDSNRLDLTHLKVYTIDDESTEEIDDGLSVEYSEDGKSAKLWIHIADPSRIVTPGDELDLEARRRSTSLYLPTGMISMFPSELATGPMSLIQGQTCAALSFGVVLDETGLVKEYSIHPTLIKPTYRLTYDDVDEMLDLGVTKEPEIAELAKWASLRRKWRQQQGSIQILMPESLIKVKENEEIIIELLDESKSRQLVAEMMILAGEVAGKYGQEHNLPLPFRGQPQPELPPEEELLQLPPGPVRFCALRRCMPRSEISTTPARHASLGLDSYIQVTSPIRRYTDLLAHFQIKAHLRNESLPFSGEELQEIIYSVANSAYEATLVERQTNRYWGLEYLRRNSNRVWGVLVLRWLREEDRLGIILLEDLGLELPHRFERAVTLGDRLEVQVTRADPHRDEIRFREITPSEIQATV
- a CDS encoding TIGR03960 family B12-binding radical SAM protein; translated protein: MTLAFNQLINSEINKPARYLGNELGAKHKPWNTAEVRWILTYPEIYEVGASNLGHILLYNIINAQPKQLCDRTYLPAPDLAAKLRATNTPLFALESRRSVKEFDIIGFSLSYELGATNILEMLDLAQIPLTWQDRIELDYPLIFAGGQTATSNPEPYADFFDFIVLGDGEELLPEIGLVIEEGKATGLSKEELLLDLAQVPGVYVPRFYDLAEDGSVHPNRPDVPQRILRRVATPIPAYSIGLVPYIQTVHDRLTVEIRRGCTRGCRFCQPGMLTRPATDVEPEQVVTAIEQGMRKTGYNEFSLLSLSCSDYLALPAVGMEIKNRLKNENISLSLPSQRVDRFDENIAKIIGGTRQAGLTFAPEAGTQRMRDVINKGLTNEELLRGIKTAVEQGWDKVKLYFMIGLPGETDVDVIGIAETVRWLRQECRLPKRKRLDFNITISNFTPKPHTPFQWHSVSTAEFIRKQELLRQEFRGMRGVKVNYTDVRISAMEDFVGRGDRSLAVVVRRAWELGAGMDSWWENLNQAYQAWENAIAEAGLTWKYRQVEQGEWNVFQDQNSLDAPLPWDHLNTGIDKEWLKADLQRALEAATVPDCAFDGCSHCGVCSTDFGHNIVVPPPPIPEFVGHYQPNHTRTQKIRVWFGKHGSMALVSHLDLVRLFDRAVRRAALPISYTGGFHPGPRISIANALSLGTTSSGEIVDFELTEDLLLEDFRQRLVAQLPSDLPIYQVEEVEIKSPAATGLLEKAEYLITVASEQDCSWDDWQKWIETINETKEFWWEKTTKSGKKQQINLRDYLFELKIESENQSQSDSVVLRYVGSCRNDGTKLLPEQLVYMLEQVTKQEFSLLKVHRQRLILGT
- the rpsR gene encoding 30S ribosomal protein S18, translated to MAYYRKRLSPIKPSDPIDYKDIELLRKFITERGKILPRRITGLTAQQQRDLTDAVKKARLIALLPFINAEG
- a CDS encoding glycoside hydrolase family 57 protein — encoded protein: MALGYLALVLHAHLPFVRHPESDYVLEEEWLFEAITETYIPLLHVFENLKRDGIDFKMTMSMTPPLVSMLRDPLLQERYDDHLALLQELAEKEIDHNEHNGHICYLAEHYANSFSQIRHTWERYNRDLVTAFKQFLDSNNLDIITCGATHGYLPLMKMYPEAVWSQIKVAYEHYEENFGRPPKGIWLPECAYYEGLERMLADAGLRYFLMDGHGLLYARPRPRFGTYAPIFTESGVAAFGRDHESSQQVWSSQVGYPGDPEYREFYKDLGWEAEYEYIKPYIMPNGQRKNTGIKYHKITARDGGLSEKALYDPYWAREKAAEHAGNFMYNRGQQIQHLAGVMQRPPIVISPYDAELFGHWWYEGPWFIDFLFRKVWYDQNTFEMTHLSDYLCQNPTQQVARPSQSSWGYKGFHEYWLNETNAWIYPHLHKAAERMIKLACREPIDELEWRALNQAARELLLAQSSDWAFIMRTGTMVPYAVRRTRSHLLRFNKLYEDILIGKIDSGWLEKVAEIDNIFPSINYRVYRPL
- a CDS encoding STAS domain-containing protein gives rise to the protein MSSTAIYNNITAFQPQGYVSAANATEFLEQLSKAVRTKTDSIFLVDMTEVEFMDSAGLMALIKGFRLAQNLNRRFSLCSVPPSVRMIFELTQLDNVFEIFDNRDSFEASVSLN
- the rpmG gene encoding 50S ribosomal protein L33, giving the protein MASKKGVRIIINLECTECRTNSNKRSAGVSRYTTSKNRRNTTARLELKKFCTHCNKHTVHKEIK
- a CDS encoding molybdopterin molybdotransferase MoeA, with product MLSAKQAEAIILNLVQPLSSSQDVEIVDLEVAPLRILAASVSSKLDFPDWDNSAMDGYAVCYEDVKNCNNEHPKLLEIVEEIPAGYQPKTTIKSGQAARIFTGAMMPAGADTIVIQENTTREGNQVKIFAAPQPKEFVRHRGSFYRAGEEMLPPGIIINAPEIAVLATAQCTKLPVYRRPKVAILSTGDELITPKQPIQPGQIVDSNQYALASFVTTNGGIPIKLGIIPDDCQQLIKAISSAIESADLVLSTGGVSVGDYDYVEQILAQLGGEIQISSVAVKPGKPLTVAKFANGCVYFGIPGNPVSALVSCWRFVQPALKKLSGLKDNWQPTFIKARNRDRLVAGGKRETYLWGKLHLVDGIYEFALAGGSHSSGNLINLAQTNSLAVIPIGQTEIAAGEQVEVMQVNYF